A window of Diabrotica virgifera virgifera chromosome 9, PGI_DIABVI_V3a contains these coding sequences:
- the LOC126891557 gene encoding general transcription factor II-I repeat domain-containing protein 2-like has protein sequence MEKKRKIDSECRKFKDQWNIQYFVIESSNKALCLICNESIAVLKEYNMKRHYETNHSQNYSKYTGIVRTEKFEALKCGLKSQQSLFTKVKTEQEAATRASFRVALEIAKRGKPFTDGEMIKECIIAVVEEMCPEKVNLLKTVSMSANTVARRVQNIAENISSQLFDKNGHVEWFSLALDESTDVSDTAQVLIYIRGVDKSYEVHEELLDMYSIHGTTTGIDIFKGVEMAINKKNLRWKNLKCITTDGGRNMSGKDKGVVALVSKAVENDGGSKPLVLHCIIHQQSLCGKCLDMSDVLKPVISTVNFIRSFGLNHRQFIAEIGETDLPYHTAVRWLSCGKVLQRFFELRAVIEIFLNEKHRPLTELQNNAWLWKLAFYVDLTTHVNELNLRLQGENHHLPDLYTNIKSFRMKLILFQSQLRSKCFSHFKTCEIFSHTTETEFPIDFAIETLSALKINFDTRFSDFDAIANQIKIFQNPFDADIETLAPELQMEMIDLQCSDIIKNKYEN, from the coding sequence ATGGAAAAGAAGCGAAAAATTGATAGTGAATGCAGAAAATTCAAAGATCAGTGGAACATTCAGTATTTCGTAATTGAGTCCAGTAACAAGGCGCTATGTTTGATTTGCAATGAAAGCATAGCCGTTCTCAAAGAATATAACATGAAACGTCATTATGAAACAAACCATTCTCAAAATTACTCAAAATATACAGGAATTGTGCGGACAGAAAAATTCGAAGCTTTGAAGTGCGGATTGAAATCGCAGCAATCTTTATTTACAAAAGTCAAAACTGAACAAGAGGCGGCAACTCGTGCCAGCTTTCGTGTGGCTCTTGAAATTGCAAAACGTGGAAAACCATTCACCGATGGAGAAATGATCAAGGAATGCATAATTGCAGTAGTCGAAGAAATGTGCCCTGAAAaggtaaatttattaaaaactgtcAGTATGTCAGCAAACACTGTGGCTCGAAGGGTACAAAACATCGCTGAAAATATATCCTCTCAACTGTTCGACAAAAATGGACATGTTGAGTGGTTTTCTTTGGCCTTGGATGAGTCAACGGATGTGTCAGATACTGCTCAGgtgttgatttatattagagGAGTAGATAAAAGCTATGAAGTGCACGAAGAACTTCTTGATATGTATAGTATTCATGGCACAACTACTGGTATCGATATTTTTAAAGGAGTTGAAATGGCCATTAATAAAAAGAACCTTCGATGGAAAAACTTGAAATGTATTACAACTGATGGAGGCAGAAACATGAGTGGGAAAGATAAAGGAGTGGTCGCTCTTGTGTCAAAGGCTGTAGAAAATGACGGCGGCTCAAAACCATTAGTCTTACATTGTATCATTCATCAACAGTCTTTGTGCGGAAAATGTTTGGATATGTCTGACGTTCTGAAACCAGTCATATCAACTGTTAATTTCATCAGATCTTTTGGGCTGAATCACCGACAATTTATTGCAGAGATTGGAGAAACAGACTTACCTTATCATACTGCCGTACGCTGGCTTAGTTGTGGGAAAGTCCTTCAGCGCTTTTTTGAACTTCGAGCAGTGATcgaaatttttttgaatgaaaagcACCGCCCTCTTACTGAATTACAAAACAACGCATGGCTATGGAAGTTAGCATTCTATGTTGATTTGACAACACATGTGAACGAACTGAATTTGAGATTGCAAGGAGAAAACCATCATCTTCCTGATTTATACACTAATATCAAGTCATTCCGGATGAAATTGATACTGTTTCAATCACAACTACGAAGTAAATGTTTTTCACATTTTAAAACATGTGAAATATTCAGCCACACTACTGAGACTGAGTTTCCTATCGATTTTGCAATCGAAACTTTGAGTGCTTTGAAGATAAATTTTGATACTCGTTTCTCGGACTTTGATGCCATTGCGAATCAAATTAAGATTTTTCAGAATCCTTTTGATGCTGACATTGAAACCCTAGCCCCGGAACTTCAAATGGAAATGATTGATCTTCAGTGCAGTGATATAATTAAGAACAAATATGAAaactaa